A single region of the Hippoglossus hippoglossus isolate fHipHip1 chromosome 17, fHipHip1.pri, whole genome shotgun sequence genome encodes:
- the tep1 gene encoding telomerase protein component 1 isoform X4, whose translation MRALTLQPVNLAPGEQRQQQATCGRSLSSNYAPLSLENKILAQASLQMSQPSSCASLQPSSLSSTSSSLLSCSSLLPSITSSLLSTQNRLLTSDSPRFSFPLTSSITADTLLPTSLPSGALLNRLAQPPSFLHPGLGEQQKTDVGGDVDREEISEEIQCSFDGISVQQSEEDDSSSEEDYVCSTLELPSLETDSVSKEIEPAAVTQEEFPVFDRGNEKFEEELKDKKYLLLNAVCCSLVSKSTPPGQDTWDAEDSVWTNITNLAKDICVHDPEFLLKVAVYARQELNIRITANFLLALAANQPSTKPHVRRYFCVAVQLPSDWLEVVRIYSTCFSHSLPMCLKKAMADKFKQFSEYQLAKYNTRKHRCKRSPKSRKGKKPTEAQLKQWADTLRSEPSILKKFLMMDKKVVDKKQSEFTMKKMIKRLHLKEPAKHIMAILGKKYPADLKAFNHSGMKGVWERERAGQRMKLKEPETWERLVSAEGNKAATWEKLIDNNSLPFMAMLRNLRNMITQSISEAHHKKILSRLSDKKAVIQSRQFPFRFLAAYKVIMELHALASTAQQAVPSAQEILKGILKKFPKCKRTRSLDWETTDKKRVKMTLCVPFVYQKYRLKKAQLLKANQRQFTVALLQRYREALETAVQISCRYNVPPLPGRTAVILFTDLPNTRNWDQKQDFCLPPESEEKGKEEDDDEEWEDEEEEEEDDEEEEEEEEEASSLKRRRRKKEENEDKLSPSMMEAAMLLSLMICSSAEDGQLHLVDYSHGEEAKLKSDVLLENVRSVMKQVKSFEGVPHEERDKDYLFKVFTKTNKIDNIIVVVDHSHSHVNYMINNYRKEVNNQPLVVQIVFGGYARPSTDRNHVVLPSFSEQILRFVAERGSTRLMDHVDHLDKLYNVPPPEGAKDPQSANSVVSIPVGPKLRWRGVRVFISSTFRDMHAERDILVRSVFPELRRRAASHCLYLQEVELRWGVTEEESCRATELCLSEVCRSQMMVGVLGERYGLVPPKPVLPDLPQYSWLASAPAGLSITEMEIRQFQALFPDSANQRMFCYFRDPNMTKSVPVAWRSDFSPESKEAESKMASLKSSIRASDVKVTENYPCEWGGVVEGKPYLKNLEDFGKAVLDDLWTAVVKQFVEEDEDAEAASDVTEQEVHQGALQRQFFGRAKLLSRAVEVVEQVQTKGGMMVVDGGPGEGKTVFMAALADALRTRDKSRSNLVCDVMSYSTAASQSARSVQNLLRCLVQWFRKMKNTEKKSPLPHSYKDLLSEFHSALSDVKRNKPLVLMVDGMDGVQDGGGQLNSDWIPQQLPQGVCLIVSITPKADLLQTLVKRRSTVPFTLGQLTMPDRREIIQRGLEAFGKKLSDTAFNNQLQNLIMKKGAMSPLFLHLACEDLRNFASFDQLKETLQALPESLSQLVQHNLDRLCSQHRGILGLRWTLAVLTVSPTGLRERDLYSVLNTCNHLSSQDRQVSWQDVLQLSRTPKGRVPMATFTGLVQSLRSLIGSSHWHNTDDLLSLTNPEVRQSFEDFLLPAESDRTRAHLVLAAHLWTLADPQETNTFLHCEANSLMHLPSNLIQSGQLEALGSLLSSYYFLYACVRHGLLHHLLETYSLYVGGLDHLEDCWSFLRRHASLLSSCPPLFIQQAFNEPPETSAHIWAQGMVGKGGIRVVECLNNKDQIDQDTSELVSTFSSDPTCLDVSPDGELMVVGTGQGTLDFINTQTGQKVKSLVSSCDGISSCVFLKDGHLATTSFDGRIEIWEIKTGCRTALIKGHTNVITASNISADHRHLATVSLDFMLKVWSSTQCHEVAALPSSSPMNCVTFDPEGRLLAAGCWDGKVIVWNWLQDETQTSLCGHQRSVRSVSFSSSSSMLCSGSISGEVRVWSVPTSTCVGCFQAHHGATEVITFLDEGAMLLTGGSDHMLQLWSGGLGRSVTALKSDNCDLEPPEKKLKTVNSVSAALCVAVNGDYAAVGYHGEGIKLFSLDSGKIIWSSRDLDVSILCLLWVALDAEQTKPELLVSGGSDKHLRVWRREEGEEGTFGGLGMVGTLGVQPGDILALAQNSTYLATASDNFTIALWLLSDLSVDSHVEPHVLLRGHRGGVTCLAFSPDGGQLLSGGKDTALMVWDMNPSPPVLSKSLPHSHRDWITGCVWTPDCVISSSNDGRLCLWDLQTGKQLREITWRSSLTSVCCLGQYVIAGCGEGALHVWSWETNIEIGHISAHKQRIHHCSLLTDTDKNKEVNPEEMTVLTASDDGTVQLWKPLQMQHFNSFLGHSGTIHGVVRKRGVPEFLTVSEDCSLRSWTWTTKSPLRHSDPITALCFSQNADLCLAGYTSGLLEMWQHNAVVCRKQASDGSVTAICSLSDGQFAVGNSKYSVDVWKLVWNQQHDSGSLVKVTTYTVTYPLVSLFFCSSLIGVSSSGLIFDITKDRGEIWSWYNNVRILSVNRNSEMSMWLMGEEEGEVRVGFIFTMNPKMELSSAFNSMKSNNYEEDDEGKEKRPSPVTAVTMDREFIVCGDMRGNMWFNQTSEVSMWTSRKPAHDDRISVLRLTESTIISASYDKTVKLWDRTTEKQVGMFVCGGPVLALEVNPEKPTELVCADGQGKLYFLSWKE comes from the exons atgAGGGCCCTGACTTTGCAGCCGGTAAACCTGGCTCCAGgggagcagcggcagcagcaggccACATGTGGGAGGAGTTTGTCCTCCAACTATGCTCCTCTGAGTCTGGAGAATAAGATCTTAGCTCAGGCCTCCCTGCAGATGTCCCAGCCCTCCTCCTGCGCCTCTCTCCAGCCCTCCAGTCTCTCCTCCACgtcatcctccctcctctcctgctcttcccTCTTGCCCTCCATCACCTCTTCCCTCCTCAGCACCCAGAACAGGCTCCTAACTAGCGATTCACCTCGTTTCTCCTTTCCTTtgacctcctccatcactgctgacACTCTGCTGCCCACGTCCCTGCCCAGCGGCGCTCTGCTCAACCGCTTGGCTCAGCCTCCATCATTCCTGCATCCCGGTCTGGGGGAGCAACAGAAGACGGATGTCGGAGGAGACGTTGACAGAGAGGAAATATCTGAAGAGATACAGTGCAGTTTTGACGGAATAAGTGTG CAGCAGTCTGAAGAAGATGATAGTAGTTCTGAAGAGGATTATGTTTGCTCCACTCTGGAATTACCTTCCCTGGAAACAGACTCAGTCAGCAAGGAAATCGAACCTGCTGCCGTCACACAGGAGGAGTTTCCTGTGTTTGatagaggaaatgaaaaatttgaggaggagctgaaggacaAAAAG TATCTCCTGCTGAATGCGGTGTGCTGCTCCCTGGTCAGTAAGAGCACACCTCCAGGTCAGGACACCTGGGACGCAGAGGACAGTGTTTGGACCAACATCACAAACCTGGCAAAGGACATTTGTGTCCACGACCCAGAGTTTCTTCTGAAG GTGGCAGTTTATGCTCGACAGGAGCTGAACATTCGCATCACAGCAAACTTCCTATTGGCTCTTGCTGCCAATCAGCCCTCCACCAAGCCTCATGTCCGCAGGTACTTCTGTGTCGCTGTGCAGctgccctctgattggctggaagtGGTCAGGATCTATAGCACA TGCTTCAGCCACTCCCTGCCGATGTGTCTGAAGAAAGCCATGGCTGACAAGTTCAAGCAGTTCAGCGAGTATCAGCTGGCGAAGTACAACACACGCAAACACCGCTGTAAGCGCAGCCCCAAGAGTCGCAAAGGAAAG AAACCAACTGAGGCGCAGCTGAAACAGTGGGCAGACACACTCAGATCAGAGCCATCTATTCTGAAGAAGTTT ctgatgATGGACAAAAAGGTGGTGGATAAAAAGCAGAGTGAGTTCACGATGAAGAAGATGATAAAGAGGCTTCACCTCAAAGAGCCGGCCAAACACATCATGGCCATTCTGGGAAAAaa GTATCCTGCTGACCTGAAGGCCTTCAACCACAGTGGAATGAAGGGTGTGTGGGAGAGGGAGCGAGCCGGGCAGCGTATGAAGCTCAAAGAGCCGGAGACTTGGGAACGACTGGTCAGTGCAGAGGGCAACAAGGCCGCCACCTGGGAGAAACTCATAG ATAACAATTCTCTTCCGTTCATGGCCATGttgaggaacctgaggaacatGATCACTCAGAGCATCAGCGAGGCTCATCACAAGAAGATCCTCAGCAGACTGAGCGACAAG AAAGCCGTCATTCAGAGCCGACAGTTTCCTTTCAGATTCCTCGCTGCCTACAAAGTCATCATGGAGCTTCACGCTTTGG CCTCCACAGCACAACAAGCGGTTCCCTCAGCACAGGAGATCCTGAAGGGAATCCTGAAGAAGTTTCCCAAGTGCAAGCGCACCAGGAGTCTGGACTGGGAGACCACTGACAAGAAAAGGGTGAAGATGACGCTCTGCGTGCCGTTTGTCTATCAGAAGTACAGACTGAAGAAAGCCCAGCTTCTCAAGGCCAA TCAGAGGCAGTTCACTGTTGCTCTGCTGCAGCGTTACCGCGAAGCTCTGGAGACGGCGGTTCAGATCTCCTGCCGTTACAATGTGCCACCACTCCCAGGTCGGACCGCTGTGATCCTCTTCACTGACCTGCCAAATACACGGAACTGGGACCAGAAACAGGACTTCTGCCTCCCCCCAGAATCTGAGGAAAAAGGcaaggaggaggacgacgacgaGGAgtgggaggacgaggaggaggaggaggaggacgacgagg aggaggaggaagaagaagaagaggcctCAAGCctcaagaggaggaggaggaagaaggaggagaatgaagACAAGCTCAGTCCTTCT ATGATGGAGGCGGCGATGTTGCTCTCGCTGATGATCTGCAGCAGCGCAGAGGACGGCCAGCTCCACTTAGTTGATTATTCTCACGGCGAAGAAGCAAAGCTCAAGTCTGACGtccttttggaaaatgtcagaagtGTCATGAAGCAAGTGAAG TCATTTGAGGGGGTTCCACACGAGGAAAGGGACAAAGACTACCTCTTCAAAGTATTTACCAAGACAAACAAG ATTGACAACATCATCGTAGTGGTGGACCACTCGCATAGCCATGTTAATTACATGATCAACAACTACAGGAAGGAAGTAAACAACCAACCCCTCGTGGTGCAAATCGTCTTTGGGGG ATACGCGAGACCCTCCACCGACAGGAACCATGTTGTGTTGCCGAGCTTCAGTGAGCAAATACTGAG GTTTGTGGCCGAACGAGGATCTACCAGGCTGATGGACCATGTGGACCATTTGGACAAACTGTACAACGTCCCACCACCAGAGGGAGCAAAAGACCCTCAGAGTGCAAACAGTGTTGTCTCAATTCCAGTCGGCCCCAAGttaag GTGGCGAGGAGTACGCGTGTtcatctcctccaccttcaGAGACATGCACGCCGAGCGCGACATCTTGGTGCGGAGCGTCTTCCCGGAGCTCCGGCGCCGTGCCGCGTCTCACTGCCTCTACctgcaggaggtggagctgCGCTGGGGCGTGACAGAGGAGGAGTCGTGCCGAGCCACCGAGCTGTGCCTGTCGGAGGTGTGTCGCAGCCAGATGATGGTGGGAGTCCTGGGGGAGCGGTACGGCCTGGTGCCCCCCAAACCCGTCCTCCCTGACCTGCCACAGTACAGCTGG CTGGCGTCGGCCCCGGCCGGTCTGTCCATCACAGAGATGGAGATACGTCAGTTTCAGGCTCTTTTCCCTGATTCAGCGAACCAGAGAATGTTCTGCTACTTCAGAGATCCCAACATGACCAA ATCAGTTCCGGTGGCCTGGAGATCCGATTTTTCTCCCGAATCAAAAGAGGCTGAGTCCAAAATGGCCTCTTTGAAAAGCAGCATCCGAGCCAGCGACGTCAAGGTCACTGAAAA TTACCCGTGTGAGTGGGGAGGTGTTGTGGAAGGGAAACCGTATCTGAAAAACCTGGAGGACTTTGGCAAAGCTGTGCTCGACGACCTTTGGACGGCTGTGGTGAAGCAGTTTGTGGAA GAGGACGAGGATGCCGAGGCTGCATCAGATGTGACCGAGCAGGAGGTgcaccagggggcgctgcagaGGCAGTTCTTCGGCAGAGCGAAGCTGCTGTCCAGAgctgtggaggtggtggagcagGTCCAGACCAAAGGagggatgatggtggtggaCGGAGGACCTGGAGAGGGCAAAACTGTCTTCATG gCTGCTCTCGCTGACGCCCTCAGGACCAGAGACAAGTCCAGGTCCAACCTGGTCTGTGATGTCATGTCCTACTCCACAGCTGCCAGCCAATCAGCACGCTCTGTCCAGAACCTTCTCCGCTGCCTCGTTCAGTGgtttagaaaaatgaaaaacacagagaagaaatctcctcttcctcactcatACAA AGATTTGCTGTCAGAGTTTCACTCCGCGTTGAGCGACGTGAAGCGGAACAAACCCCTGGTGCTGATGGTAGATGGGATGGATGGCGTCCAAGATGGCGGAGGTCAGCTCAACTCTGACTGGATACCACAGCAGCTTCCACAG ggtgtgtgtttgatcGTAAGCATCACACCTAAAGCGGATCTCTTACAAACGCTGGTCAAGAGGAGGAGCACTGTCCCGTTCACCCTGGGACAGCTCACCATGCCGGACAGGAGGGAAATCATTCAGAGAGGACTGGAAGCTTTTGGGAAGAAGCTCAGTGACACTGCGTTCAACAACCAG CTCCAGAACCTGATAATGAAGAAAGGAGCGATGAGTCCTCTGTTCCTGCATCTGGCCTGTGAAGACCTGAGGAACTTTGCCTCCTTCGATCAG tTGAAGGAGACCCTGCAGGCCTTGCCTGAGTCTCTGAGTCAGTTGGTGCAGCACAACCTGGACAGACTCTGCTCGCAGCACAGAGGCATACTGGGACTGCGGTGGACCCTGGCGGTCCTCACCGTCAGCCCGACCG gcctgagggagagagacttGTACTCTGTACTGAACACCTGCAATCACCTGTCCTCGCAGGACAGGCAGGTGTCGTGGCAGGACGTGCTTCAACTGTCCAGGACGCCCAAAGGACGCGTTCCCATGGCAACTTTCACTGGTTTAGTGCAGAGTTTACGAAG TCTGATTGGTTCGTCTCATTGGCACAACACCGACGACTTGCTGTCTCTAACGAACCCGGAGGTGCGGCAGAGCTTTGAGGACTTTCTCCTCCCAGCAGAAAGTGACAGGACCAGAGCTCACCTCGTGCTGGCAG CTCATCTGTGGACGCTGGCCGACCCCCAGGAAACCAACACCTTCCTCCACTGTGAGGCCAACTCCCTCATGCACCTGCCGTCCAACCTG ATCCAAAGTGGCCAACTGGAGGCGCTCGGTTCCCTGCTCTCCAGCTACTACTTCCTGTATGCTTGTGTGCGCCACGGCCTCCTGCACCACCTCCTGGAAACCTACAGCTTATACG TCGGCGGCCTGGACCATTTAGAGGACTGCTGGAGTTTCCTGCGGCGCCACGCCTCCCTGCTCTCGTCCTGCCCACCTCTGTTCATCCAGCAGGCCTTCAACGAGCCCCCAGAGACCTCTGCTCACATCTGGGCCCAAGGCATGGTGGGAAAAGGAGGGATCCGGGTAGTTGAGTGTCTGAACAACAAAGATCAGATCGATCAAGACACCAG TGAGCTGGTGTCGACCTTCTCCTCTGATCCCACCTGTTTGGATGTGAGTCCGGATGGAGAGCTGATGGTGGTCGGTACCGGTCAGGGAACGCTGGATTTTATCAACACACAGACGGGACAG AAAGTGAAGTCGCTGGTGAGCAGCTGCGACGGCATCTCCAGCTGCGTCTTTCTGAAGGACGGACATCTTGCTACAACCTCCTTTGACGGACGAATAGAGATCTGGGAAATCAAGACCGGCTgcag gaCTGCTCTTATTAAGGGCCACACGAATGTGATAACAGCGAGTAACATCTCTGCAGACCATAGGCACCTTGCAACTGTGTCTCTGGACTTCATGCTGAAA GTGTGGTCCTCCACTCAATGTCATGAGGTAGCAGCGCTGCCCAGCTCCAGCCCCATGAactgtgtgacctttgaccccgagGGTCGCCTGCTGGCTGCTGGTTGCTGGGATGGAAAAGTGATCGTGTGGAACTGGCTTCAGGATGAAACTCAAACT TCCCTGTGTGGTCACCAGCGCTCCGTGCGCAgcgtctccttctcctcctcctcctccatgctctgcTCTGGCTCGATATCCGGAGAGGTCAGGGTGTGGTCAGTGCCCACCTCCACCTGTGTGGGATGTTTCCAGGCTCACCACGGAGCCACAGAGGTCATCACCTTCCTGGATGAAGGAGCCATGCTGCTCACTGGCGGCTCCGATCACATG ctgcagctctggtCAGGAGGACTCGGACGTTCTGTCACTGCACTAAAAAGTGATAAT TGTGACCTGGAGCCTCCTGAGAAGAAACTCAAGACCGTGAACTCGGTTTCCGCGGcgctgtgtgtggctgtgaatGGAGACTACGCTGCTGTGGGTTACCATGGTGAAGGCATCAAACTCTTCAGTCTGGACTCAG GTAAGATAATTTGGTCGTCCAGGGACCTTGATGTGTCCATCCTCTGCCTGCTGTGGGTCGCTCTGGACGCAGAGCAGACCAAACCCGAGCTGCTGGTGTCTGGAGGGAGCGACAAACATCTGAGagtctggaggagagaagagggagaggaggggacgTTCGGGGGCCTGGGAATGGTGGGAACGTTGGGTGTGCAACCAGGTGACATCCTGGCACTGGCTCAGAACTCTACTTACCTGGCTACAGCTTCAG ATAACTTCACCATTGCTTTGTGGCTGTTGAGCGATTTGTCCGTTGACTCCCATGTTGAGCCTCATGTGTTGCTGAGGGGCCACAGAGGAGGAGTCACCTGTCTGGCCTTCAGCCCCGACGGTGGACAGTTACTCTCCGGCGGAAAAGATACG GCTCTGATGGTGTGGGACATGAACCCGTCGCCTCCTGTGCTTTCTAagtccctccctcactctcacaGAGACTGGATCACAGGCTGCGTTTGGACTCCAGACTGTGTG ATCAGCTCGTCAAACGATGGCAGACTTTGTTTGTGGGATCTGCAGACGGGCAAACAACTCCGAGAAATCACCTGGAGGAGTTCTCTGACCTCGGTCTGCTGTCTG GGACAGTATGTGATCGCCGGCTGTGGAGAGGGAGCTCTACATGTGTGGAGCTGGGAAACCAACATCGAAATCGGCCACATCTCTGCTCACAAACAGCGAATACACCACTGCTCTCTCCTCACAGACACAG ACAAGAACAAAGAAGTCAACCCAGAAGAAATGACTGTTCTCACTGCATCTGATGACGGCACAGTGCAGCTCTGGAAACCACTACAG ATGCAACACTTCAACAGCTTCCTGGGTCACAGCGGTACGATTCATGGAGTCGTCCGCAAGCGAGGAGTCCCAGAATTCCTCACTGTGTCTGAAGACTGCTCATTGCGAAGCTGGACATGGACGACAA AGAGTCCTCTCCGACACTCGGACCCCATCACAGCTCTGTGCTTCTCTCAGAACGCCGATTTGTGTCTCGCTGGTTATACATCCGGTTTGCTGGAGATGTGGCAGCACAACGCTGTGGTTTGCCGCAAGCAG GCTTCAGACGGCAGCGTCACAGCAATCTGCTCCTTGTCTGACGGCCAGTTTGCTGTGGGCAACTCAAAATATTCGGTGGATGTGTGGAAGCTGGTGTGGAATCAACAGCACGACAGTGGaag TCTGGTGAAGGTGACCACGTACACAGTGACGTATCCTCTGGTCAGCCTCTTCTTCTGCTCGTCCCTGATCGGCGTGTCCAGCAGCGGCTTAATATTTGACATCACCAAAGATAGGGGCGAAATATGGAG CTGGTACAACAATGTCCGAATCCTGAGTGTAAACCGTAACAGCGAGATGAGCATGTGGCTGATGGgcgaagaagaaggagaagttcGCGTTGGCTTCATC TTTACCATGAACCCCAAAATGGAACTCAGCTCAGCTTTCAACTCGATGAAGTCAAACAATtatgaggaggatgatgaggggAAGGAGAAGAGGCCAAGCCCAGTAACAGCTGTAACAATGGACAGAG agttcattGTGTGTGGAGACATGAGGGGAAACATGTGGTTCAACCAGACTTCAGAGGTTTCAATGTGGACCAGCAGAAAACCT GCTCACGATGACAGGATCAGTGTGCTGAGACTCACTGAGAGCACCATTATCTCTGCCTCCTACGACAAGACGGTGAAGCTGTGGGACAGAACCACTGAGAAACAG GTGGGCATGTTTGTGTGCGGAGGTCCTGTCCTGGCTTTGGAGGTGAATCCAGAAAAACCCACTGAGCTGGTTTGTGCCGACGGACAAGGAAAGCTCTACTTTCTCTCCTGGAAGGAATAA